CTAGAACTTGTCGCTTTATGATCCAAGATATTTTAGGCAATGTTTACAAACCAGCCGGCAATGCAAATAACCTACTTTGGGCGTTAATAGCAACTTTCATCGGCGTAGCTGGCTGGGGCTGGCTACTCTATGCTGGCGTAAATGACCCTATGGGTGGTATTTATACGCTATGGGCACTATTTGGCGCAAGCAACCAAATGCTAGCTGGTATGGCGCTAATGTTTGCTACTGTTTATATATTTAAAAAAGGCAAGGCAAAATACGCTTGGGTTACAATCCTGCCAGCTATCTGGGTGTGGGTAACTACAATGTATGCAGCACTACAAAAAATGCTACCTACAAACGGCGATCCAACAAGCGTACACGATAAAGTAAGCCATGTAGCAACAGCGCAAAATAAAATCGCTGAGCTAAGCAAACTAGAAAGCGAGCTTGCAAACCTAAAAGCTAGCCCTGATGCGAGTGCTGAGGCTATAAGCAAGCTTGGGGCTGCTATTAGCAAAACAAACACTATCATCTCAAATAACATAATAGACGCTGTGCTTTGCGGTGTATTTATGGTAGTTGTTATGGTTGTTACTGTTCAGTGTATTAGAATCTGCGCTAGATACGCAAAAGACTTTAACGCTGCTAGCAAGGAATTCCCATTAAACGAGAGCGAAATCAAAGATGCCGCAATCTACATCAAAAACTAAAAATAGTGAGTTCTTGCGAGATGCTCTACGCCGCACCATGTCGGCGTGGAGCAAACTAGAGCGAACATTTTCTCAAGTAGCAGGTGGGGCTGATTATCAGGCGTATTTACAGCATTTTTATGATAATCACAAAGACAAGCCAAACGCAAAGCCGCTAAGTCCAGAAGAGTTTTATCAAATGATAAACGACGAAAGCGGCAAGCGACCTCGCTGTTGCTAGAGCGCACAGACTGCCGTGAGTAGTGACAATCTGCGCTTTGTAGAGTTTATGGAATTCTAGATGCTTGGCTTAAAGATTTTTATAGGGAATTCTAGAATTCCCTATGTATTTTTGTGGCTTTGTGCTATTCCTGTCTTCGCTGATGGCTGGGTAAGGCTAGAAAAAGACGGCTTTACTTCAAGGCTAGAGAACTTCTCATATCGCTATTTCACCTCTGTTGGCGAGCTAAAAGATTCTTTGTGTAAAGTCTATATAGATGGTATTTTAAACATCAGCGGAGTAAATAAAAAATCAAATATCAAGCTAGATATTTTTGGGCTTAATCTAAAAGTAGAAGGCAAGTTTGATGAAAATAAAAATCTGCGCCTAAATCTCTCAAATGGCGTAACTATCGCTTCTCATCAAGATGTAAGCGACAATACCCAAATCATCATCAGCGATGGCACAAAAATGATAATCCGCAAAGATGCAAAGCAAAATCTCTATATAAACTCAAACGCAGCTCCAATGTATGAGTTAGCAATAATCTGCGCATATCTAGCAAAGCAGTAGGATTTGTGCTAATATCGCTAATATCGTTTATTCCATCTGTGCCTCTATATACAATTGCGTATTTTATATTATTTGCATTATTGTTATCTATATTTTTTACTAGCATAGTAGCAAAACCGTTGTTATCTCTTTTTTGGTCGATAACTTCAAAACTAGAATTTGTAGCAGGGTTTTTTAAAGGCTGTTTAAAAAACATCTGCTCTTTTTCTTTACCTTTTTAAACTGTATCAACAGCCGTTTTATAGCTTTCATTTGATAAAAAAGCTAAGTTTTTTATATTTTCTAATGTTGGTTTATTTATTGTTTTCTCCTTATTATTTTATTTTTTTATTTTCTATAAATGACATTAAATAGTCACGACCTCTTTTGTTTCTTTCTATGGATCTATTACAACTTCCGCTTAGACTAATGCACCCAAGTGTGCTAGCATAGCTCCAAGGCTCCCAATAAAATCCTACATATTTTTTATCTCCCTTACAATCAAAATCATCACAAACATAAATATTCATTTTAGAGTAAGTAAAATTAAGAAATCTTTTTGTTTTTTCTTCTTCAAAGTCTAAATTGCTCTCAATAAAAGCAGAAAATCTTTGGACAGGATTTTCAATATACTCAAAATCATCATTAATTATTTCAAGCTTTACTGGCAAAAGATTTACTATTACTTTTTGTGGCACTTCAACCTGCCATAAGATCATAAATGTGCCTAACAAGCCGATGCCAAAAAGTGATATCGCTCTGCGTTTTAAGTTATTTTTGGCTAGAGGGTTTGTGTGTATGATGTGATAGTGTTTTTCATATGATTCTTGCCTCCGCCAAAAATAGTACAAGAATACAGGCAAAGATATAAATCCGCAAGCAAATAAAAATGGATAAATACTATATTCATCATCAAAAAATAAAAAGGCAATGCCACCACAAAGCATTGCTAAAATAAGCACGCTAATCAATACTTTGCTAAATTTTGTAAGTGGTAAAAACCAGCACCCACAAAACGCTAATGCCCAAAAAAGCGGGAAAAACACCATAAAAATCATAAAAAATATAGCAAAAAGTATGACAAAAATCATTTTTAATCCTTTAAAAAATTTTGTATTTTTTAATTATATTGTTTTTACTCCTTTTTTAATTAAAATTTCTTTTATTTTATATAGCTCGTTTTTGTATAAAAAAATGCTGCTTAGGTAAGAGTGCCAAAATTTTGGTTCACATTCTAACTTGAATTGTTTTGTAGTCGGCCACGACCCGTATTCAAAAAGCTTAAAGCTTTTTATCTGGCTATATGTCCTAACTATAACCTTATTTAGGCAGTGAACCTCTATCCTATCATCAAAAAGCATAATTTTTTTAAATATAAGCGTTAGATAAAGAGTGCCAACTCCAAATATACCAAACATTACAACACCACACACCCAACCAACCACTTGTTTTAGCTTATCAACTTCTGGCTCTTGTGTGCCAAAATAGCTAACTAAAGCTATCATTAAACATGTCGCAGCTAGTATCAAGCCGTGAAAAGTCCTACTTTTTGCCACAAAAATTGGCTTATCATTTAGCATTTCATTTTCATTCATTTTTTTACCTTTCGTTAGTCTCAAAATTTTTTAAGATTTATATTTTATACCAAAAAAACTATATTTATATTAGGAATTCCCTACAAAAATAGCAAATTTTGAGTAAAATTTTGCTAGTATTCACACAAAAATTTCAAAGGATAAAAAATGTTAATGAAAGGCAAAAAAGGCCTAATCGTAGGCGTAGCAAACAAAATGAGCATAGCTTATGGCATAGCAGAACAACTAAAAAATGCGGGCGCCCAGCTTGCATTTACCTACCTCAATGACGCTATAAAAAAGCGTGTAGAGCCAATAGCCACTGAGCTTGGCAGCGATAAAGTCTATGAGCTAGATGTAAATAATCCCTCGCATTTGGGCGCCCTAGCCCCACGCCTAGAAAAGGACTTTGGCAAGATTGATTTTGTGCTTCACGCAGTAGCTTTTGCGCCAAAAGAAGCACTTGAAAACGACTTTTTAAGCACTAGCAAAGAGGCTTTTGACATAGCACTTGGCACTAGCGTTTATTCGCTTGTATCTCTTACTCGCGCGGTTTTGCCTGTTTTAAAGGGGGGTGCTAGCATCCTTACTCTTAGCTATCTTGGTGGGCCAAAGTTTGTGCCGCACTATAATGTAATGGGTGTAGCAAAAGCTGCGCTTGAGAGCTCAGTTCGCTACCTAGCCCACGACCTTGGCAGTAAAAATATCCGTGTAAATGCTATAAGCGCAGGGCCGATTAAAACCCTAGCAGCTAGCGGGATAGGCGATTTTAAAATGATTTTACGCTATAACGAAGTAAATGCGCCACTAAAACGAAATGTAAGCATAGAAGATGTGGGCAAAAGCGGTCTATACTTGCTAAGTGATCTTAGCTCGGCTGTTACAGGCGAGATACACTATGTAGACTGCGGCTACAATATAATGGGCATGGCTGATATCGCAAAGGACAAGGGTGGAAATACAATTTTAGCATGGGATGAGCAAAAATGAGTGAGAATATGACTTTTTTAAAAGAGGATTTAGAGCGCAAAGTTACGCTTAGCGCAGGCGATAAAGCGCCGGAATTTTGTGCTAAAAACGCCGATGAAGTAAGCATAAATCTAAGCGATTTTCGTGGCAGGACGGTGATTTTGTATTTTTACCCAAAGGACATGACGCCAGGGTGCACTACTGAGGCTTGCGAGTTTAGCGAACTTTATGATGATTTTAGGGCTTTAAATGCTGTGGTGATCGGTGTAAGTCCTGACAGCAGCGAAAAACATGTGCAGTTTGGCAAAAAATACGGACTAAAGCATATCTTGCTAAGCGATGAAGATCACGAGATTTCAAAGGCTTATGGCGTGTGGCAGGTGAAGAAAAACTACGGCAAAGAGTATCTTGGTATCGTTCGCACGACTTTTTTGATAGATAAAAATGGCAATATAATTAAGGTCTTTAAAAGCGTCAAATCCGCTGGGCATGCTGCTAAGGTGCTTGAAAACCTTAGTTAAATGCTATTTGGCTTTATATTTGGCTCTATAGGAATTCTAGATTTGTAACTGCTAAAATCTAGAATTCCTAAGGCAAATTCTAGAATTCCTAAACCAAATTTAGAATTCCTAAGCAAATTTATTAAGGAATTCTAGATTTTATTTATAAATGATTTTTTCTAGCTTTAAAAGAGCAATTTTTCGCTCCAAGCCATAGGCGTAGCCTTTTAGTCCAAAATCGCTGCCTAGCACTCTATGGCAAGGGACGATGATAGGGACAGGATTTGCGCCTACTGCTCTACCAATAGCCTGAGCAGCGATTTTTTCTTTGCCTAGTTTAGTGGCTAGGGTTTTTGCGATTTTGCCGTAGCTTGTAGATGAGCCGTATTTTATAGCTAAAAGCTCACTCCAAACACTAAGCGCAAACTCTGAGCCACACAAATCAAGCTCTGGTATAAAATCAGGGCAAACACCGCTAAAATAAATATCAAGCCAGTTTTTACTCTGCCTAAAAATCTTGCAATCTGCTAAAAACTCGCTCTGTGCTAAGTTCTTACTAGCAAAACAAAGCCCACAAAGGCTCTTTTTATCCCTACTAAGAAGCGTAATCTCCCCAAGCGGCGAGTCATAAAGGTCGTAAAACATTTTAAGACTTTATTAAATTATATCTAGAATTCCCTAGGGAATTCTAGAATTCTCTAAAAAAATGTATCCGTGTGAATATTTTCAAAGGCAGCTTTCATGCTAGTAAAGAGCTTTGGATGCTTAGCTTCAAGCTCCTTTAAAAGCTCTTTGGTCTCAGCCCTTGCATGTGGCATTTTGACATCAAAGCGCATCGCAGGGCAAGCCTCATCACCTATTACTTGTAGGTTATTGCGAGTAGCGTTGTCTCTTAGCTGTTTTTCACGGGCGAAAATGAGTGGGCGAATTACGACTATTCCATTTTCGCTTGTATATTTTGGAGCAAGGGTTCTAAGAGCGCCATTATAAATAAAGTTCATAAAAAAACTCTCGCAAGCATCATCAAGGTGATGAGCGATAGCAAGCTTGTTAAAGCCGTGTTTAATGGCGTAGCTGTATAGATACCCACGCCTCATGCGTGAAAAAAACGAACAAAAACTAGAATTTCTGCGGATTTTTTCCTTGCTTAGCTCAAAAACCGAGCTCTCAATCACCTCGTGTTCTATGCCGTATTCTTTACAATGCGAGCTAAGATAATCAAAGTTCTCGCCCATTCCATAGCTTAAAGTTACAGCTTTAAAGCTCCATTTTACAGGGCTGTGAGCCCCAAAATGCTTTAAAATATGAGCTAAGCTTAGGCTATCCTTGCCGCCGCTAAGGCCTAGCAAAATCTTATCGCCCTCTTCAAAAAGGCTGTATTTTGCGTTTGTTTGCCCAACTATGCGAAGTAGTTTTTTACTAAGCTCGATTTTTTGCTCTTTTTGCTCTTTTTGCTCTGCTTCAAGCTCGTTTATAAAATTTTCACTCATACTTCTGCCTTATGCTAATTTATGCTTATTTATATTTTGCATTTTATTTTCCTTCGCGCCATTTACAAAATTCCTAAACCTATATTTTTAAAAGTTGGGGCTTAAATTTTCTCAATCATTTTTATCAAAAACTGAGCACCAATCTTAGCCGAACTCTCCAAAAACT
This DNA window, taken from Campylobacter magnus, encodes the following:
- a CDS encoding YbdD/YjiX family protein, which codes for MPQSTSKTKNSEFLRDALRRTMSAWSKLERTFSQVAGGADYQAYLQHFYDNHKDKPNAKPLSPEEFYQMINDESGKRPRCC
- the fabI gene encoding enoyl-ACP reductase FabI — encoded protein: MLMKGKKGLIVGVANKMSIAYGIAEQLKNAGAQLAFTYLNDAIKKRVEPIATELGSDKVYELDVNNPSHLGALAPRLEKDFGKIDFVLHAVAFAPKEALENDFLSTSKEAFDIALGTSVYSLVSLTRAVLPVLKGGASILTLSYLGGPKFVPHYNVMGVAKAALESSVRYLAHDLGSKNIRVNAISAGPIKTLAASGIGDFKMILRYNEVNAPLKRNVSIEDVGKSGLYLLSDLSSAVTGEIHYVDCGYNIMGMADIAKDKGGNTILAWDEQK
- the bcp gene encoding thioredoxin-dependent thiol peroxidase; this translates as MSENMTFLKEDLERKVTLSAGDKAPEFCAKNADEVSINLSDFRGRTVILYFYPKDMTPGCTTEACEFSELYDDFRALNAVVIGVSPDSSEKHVQFGKKYGLKHILLSDEDHEISKAYGVWQVKKNYGKEYLGIVRTTFLIDKNGNIIKVFKSVKSAGHAAKVLENLS
- a CDS encoding methylated-DNA--[protein]-cysteine S-methyltransferase, with translation MFYDLYDSPLGEITLLSRDKKSLCGLCFASKNLAQSEFLADCKIFRQSKNWLDIYFSGVCPDFIPELDLCGSEFALSVWSELLAIKYGSSTSYGKIAKTLATKLGKEKIAAQAIGRAVGANPVPIIVPCHRVLGSDFGLKGYAYGLERKIALLKLEKIIYK
- a CDS encoding tRNA 2-thiocytidine biosynthesis TtcA family protein, with amino-acid sequence MSENFINELEAEQKEQKEQKIELSKKLLRIVGQTNAKYSLFEEGDKILLGLSGGKDSLSLAHILKHFGAHSPVKWSFKAVTLSYGMGENFDYLSSHCKEYGIEHEVIESSVFELSKEKIRRNSSFCSFFSRMRRGYLYSYAIKHGFNKLAIAHHLDDACESFFMNFIYNGALRTLAPKYTSENGIVVIRPLIFAREKQLRDNATRNNLQVIGDEACPAMRFDVKMPHARAETKELLKELEAKHPKLFTSMKAAFENIHTDTFF